The genome window CATTGGGGTTACCAATTAAGCCGATAGTTAATCGTTTCATAGTGTTTGCCAATAATAAAAAAGAAATACTTAAACGGTGGTCGCTTCATCTAGATTGAGTAGGGCAAGATCCTTTTTACGCAGCACTAAGCTGACACGGTGAGTTTCTATTTGTACAGGATCACCAAAAGGCGCCAAGCGCACCACTTTAAAGACAGAACCCGGAAGTAAACCGAGTGAGAGTAGTTTTTGTC of Providencia rettgeri contains these proteins:
- the feoA gene encoding Ferrous iron transport protein A: MAILPQCSYKILGFSPEISPAYRQKLLSLGLLPGSVFKVVRLAPFGDPVQIETHRVSLVLRKKDLALLNLDEATTV